The Drechmeria coniospora strain ARSEF 6962 chromosome 02, whole genome shotgun sequence genome has a segment encoding these proteins:
- a CDS encoding C6 transcription factor — protein MHNGLDAVQPGASAGARNYVEQESDCSDEYQDNDNGKRKRYTSVSYAPPPSPPPLLSLSPFPQRGSAVRTTCSRPCYRLLTFPAASPAIPLVCSLTPSLTPSLTPSLAPSLAPISRPISSSPNSSAFFPSPFTSPPMLHTVKCDRGQPSCGWCTRNGVSCEYKERKRPGLRAGFGKELQDRMDKLEAILKSHSEIIHASIASSPQGILPTGLRTSHSSLPSDLGTPRDISTVRQSESISTPHGDAALYPQRQPTSDFSATSTPALHHDGFRSQAQMTSASPSIQLPPIQPPPVSQEHFGAPKPDVFSTTKMAEADQDMPPYDLLYALVDLYFKQINTWCPILHRKTTLQTLFGPLALQEEDRILLHAICATTMRYSTDPRLSDERRQHYYRVSKERVLLYGMENSSVKTLQALVILALDRCGSGNGPPGWNIMALISRGVVQLGLAVESDSLSVSPKHVSIYTLRVTIVPEAQDFIEAESRRRLFWMIYLLDRYATITTAFEFALPDKEIDRTLPCRDELWHQNEAVDTKWFKTRDHHGDPPATEVVKPQNLGAFAYYIEVLGILSKIHQFLKQPVDISSLSDVQQWQRRYKELDTLLESWKTELPAEFGNMGKIFQAEGSKTISCCWVMLHATFHTAVIRLNSSAGYPTTRSSIFTPSLSATRKCQGAVESIVTLGEFVVENGLLPKLGPPFAFTIWVCARVLLVHGSTVEHRVSPQISFFVDTLREMGRYWPVAARYCELLQRVLDEHADNQRRGGDGLSGSVRILADMRRTAFDLDYLLSRQAGGHRPSNAGRPAPANPAPDDFAYFDVFDFFNFPRLPTGLDPTGMSQVAALGPQNGNAGAGQGLGMINMHNITDFMIDSSTDWLHSGPDVLA, from the exons ATGCACAACGGCTTGGACGCCGTCCAGCccggcgcctcggccggcgcgcGGAATTACGTCGAGCAAGAGAGCGACTGCAGCGATGAATACCAAGACAACGACAACGGAAAGCGCAAGCGCTACACCTCCGTCTCGTATGCCCCCCCTCcgtctccccctccccttctctCCCTTTCGCCCTTCCCCCAACGCGGTTCGGCCGTGCGGACGACTTGTTCCCGTCCGTGTTATCGTCTGCTCACTTTCCCTGCCGCCTCTCCTGCCATTCCTCTCGTCTGCTCTCTCACCCCGTCTCTCACCCCGTCTCTCACCCCGTCTCTCGCCCCGTCCCTCGCCCCCATCTCGCGCCccatctcctcgtctccCAATTCATCCGCATTCTTCCCCTCACCTTTCACCTCGCCTCCCATGCTCCACACC GTCAAATGCGACCGCGGCCAGCCCTCGTGCGGTTGGTGCACCCGCAACGGCGTCTCGTGCGAGTACAAGGAGCGCAAGAGGCCTGGCCTCCGCGCGGGATTCGGCAAGGAGCTGCAGGATCGCATGGACAAGCTGGAGGCCATCCTCAAGTCTCACTCCGAGATCATACACGCGTCCATCGCCTCGAGCCCGCAGGGAATCCTGCCGACGGGCCTTCGCACGAGCCACTCCAGCCTGCCTAGCGACCTCGGTACGCCCCGAGACATATCGACCGTCAGGCAGTCGGAGTCGATCAGCACCCctcacggcgacgccgccctctACCCTCAAAGACAGCCCACGTCCGATTTTAGCGCCACCTCGACGCCTGCCCTTCACCATGACGGCTTCCGGTCCCAGGCCCAGATGACGagcgcctcgccgtcgattCAGCTACCTCCGATACAGCCCCCCCCCGTGAGTCAGGAACACTTCGGCGCCCCAAAGCCTGATGTCTTCTCGACGACcaagatggccgaggccgaccaGGACATGCCCCCGTACGACCTTCTctacgccctcgtcgacctgtACTTTAAGCAGATCAACACCTGGTGTCCGATACTCCATCGCAAGACGACGCTCCAGACGCTCTTTGGGCCCCTCGCCCTGCAGGAGGAGGATCGGATCCTGCTGCACGCCATCTGCGCCACGACCATGAGGTACTCGACCGACCCGAGACTCTCGGACGAGCGGAGGCAGCACTACTACCGCGTGTCCAAGGAGCGCGTCCTGCTCTACGGCATGGAAAACTCGTCGGTCAAGACGCTGCaggccctcgtcatcctcgccctcgaccgtTGCGGAAGCGGCAACGGCCCCCCCGGGTGGAACATCATGGCCCTCATCTCGAGGGGCGTCGTCcagcttggcctcgccgtcgagagcgACTCGTTGAGCGTCTCGCCCAAGCACGTGTCCATCTACACATTGAGGGTGACCATCGTTCCCGAAGCCCAGGACTTCATCGAGGCGGAATCGCGCAGGAGGTTGTTCTGGATGATCTACCTCCTCGACAGGTACGCGACCATCACGACGGCGTTTGAGTTTGCGTTGCCCGACAAGGAAATCGATCGGACGCTGCCTTGCCGCGACGAGCTGTGGCACCAgaacgaggccgtcgacacgAAATGGTTCAAGACGAGGGACCATCACGGCGatccgccggcgacggaggtGGTGAAGCCACAGAACTTGGGCGCCTTTGCCTACTACATTGAGGTTTTGGGCATACTCTCCAAGATCCACCAGTTCCTGAAGCAACCGGTCGACATATCGTCCCTGAGCGACGTGCAGCAGTGGCAACGCCGGTACAAGGAGCTCGACACACTTCTCGAGTCGTGGAAGACGGAGCTGCCCGCCGAGTTCGGCAACATGGGCAAGATATTCCAGGCCGAAGGGAGCAAGACCATCAGCTGCTGCTGGGTCATGCTTCACGCCACCTTCCACACGGCCGTCATCCGGCTGAACTCGTCGGCAGGCTACCCGACGACGCGGTCGTCCATCTTCACGCCCTCGCTGAGCGCGACGCGCAAGTGtcagggcgccgtcgagagcaTCGTCACGCTGGGCGAGTTTGTGGTGGAGAACGGGCTGCTGCCGAAGCTGGGCCCGCCCTTTGCCTTCACCATCTGGGTCTGCGCCCGCGTCCTGCTCGTTCACGGCTCGACGGTCGAGCACCGGGTGTCGCCGCAGATCAGCTTCTTCGTCGACACGCTGCGCGAGATGGGCCGGTACTGGCCCGTGGCGGCGCGATACTGCGAGCTGCTGCAGAGGgtgctcgacgagcacgccgacaaccagcggcgaggcggcgacggcctgtcCGGCTCGGTCCGgatcctcgccgacatgcGACGGACCGCCTTCGACCTCGACTATCTCCTCTCCCGGCAGGCTGGGGGTCACAGGCCATCCAATGCCGGCCGTCCGGCGCCCGCGAACCCTGCGCCGGACGACTTTGCCTACTTTGACGTTTTCGACTTTTTCAACTTTCCACGGCTACCGACGGGCCTCGACCCCACTGGCATGTCGCAAGTAGCGGCCCTCGGTCCCCAGAACGgcaacgccggcgccggacAGGGCCTGGGAATGATCAACATGCATAACATAACCGATTTTATGATTGACAGCTCGACGGATTGGCTTCACTCGGGGCCGGACGTCCTGGCTTGA